A stretch of the Candidatus Aminicenantes bacterium genome encodes the following:
- the bamA gene encoding outer membrane protein assembly factor BamA — MPVLSFAGGYAIRTFYSEVFMKKLAGACVLILLLVGLIHAENIDQIEIRGNRKVSRDTIMFYMKSSPGGPLSQDILQRDFRSLWDTGFFSNIRIELARDQGTNTVIVTVEENRTIASITYDTGKKIKQDAIKEKLQENNIVLSTLSYFDPAKVKRVERIITDLLVEKGYNNGKVNVITRDKGQDQVDLTIKVDPGPKTRIGAVVFSGLDKKKISARFLRKGLKNNKPHGLFSAIGGKDVYDEKGIQEDLENIRERMQQKGFLEAKVGTPEFSLYRRHNFFGKIRKMLRITIPVELGPRYRLGEVQVQGNKIIRSEFLKNQLKMGKGDVFNIKKRNEAIEEIRKLYYSLGYFYCQVIPAENLDPIKKVADLTFTVQENDIVYLGRLEFVGNTFTKDHVIRREWFLREGHRLNINLLEDSIRRMKQLGLVTVEKMPEIKPDPEDPQKINLLVEVQELNRQSINFNVGFSGYDGLFIAAGYSTQNFLGMGETFALSFQQGTRSKNYRFAFTEPWLFNSPASLGIEVYRTSYELPALYTQHSEGFNISTSSRFWRYWGASLVYSLQRIEITDIDPDLDFTNPYSYYYYTGGKRTLSALSPTLYYSTVDSPIFPRSGIKYLVNYRYSGGFLGGDVDLHKVKFEFVKFTPLWKRRHILGLHLVYQFIHNFGENQVPFYERYFLGGERSIRGYEIYTIGPRSSENNYIIGGTKAFFINAEYSIPLNDQVSFVAFYDVGNSYDTGVPIKLDDVYQSLGIEVKVFVPMLNVPFRLIFARNSRLLREDEKHFAFRFAVGPSFH, encoded by the coding sequence CACAGGACATCCTCCAGCGTGATTTCAGAAGCCTCTGGGATACCGGTTTCTTCAGCAACATTCGCATTGAACTGGCACGGGATCAAGGCACGAACACGGTGATCGTGACCGTGGAAGAGAATCGCACCATTGCCTCCATCACCTACGATACCGGCAAAAAGATCAAGCAGGACGCCATCAAAGAAAAGCTACAGGAAAACAACATCGTTCTGTCCACCCTCTCCTATTTCGACCCGGCAAAAGTGAAGCGCGTGGAACGGATCATCACCGACCTGCTGGTGGAGAAAGGTTACAACAACGGTAAAGTGAACGTGATCACCCGTGATAAGGGTCAAGACCAGGTGGACCTGACCATTAAAGTCGACCCCGGACCCAAAACCCGCATCGGTGCCGTTGTGTTCAGTGGTTTGGACAAAAAGAAGATTTCAGCGCGATTCTTGCGCAAAGGCCTGAAAAACAACAAACCGCATGGACTTTTCTCCGCCATCGGCGGCAAGGACGTTTACGATGAGAAAGGAATCCAGGAAGACCTGGAGAACATCCGCGAACGCATGCAGCAGAAGGGGTTCCTGGAGGCCAAGGTGGGAACGCCCGAGTTCTCTCTTTACCGCCGCCACAACTTTTTCGGAAAAATCCGCAAGATGCTGCGCATCACTATCCCCGTTGAACTGGGCCCCCGGTACCGCCTGGGAGAAGTGCAGGTCCAGGGCAACAAGATCATCAGGTCCGAATTCCTGAAAAACCAGCTCAAGATGGGCAAAGGCGATGTCTTTAACATCAAGAAACGCAATGAAGCCATTGAAGAGATTCGCAAACTCTACTACTCGCTGGGCTACTTTTATTGCCAGGTGATCCCCGCGGAAAACCTGGATCCGATAAAGAAGGTGGCGGACCTGACCTTCACGGTTCAGGAAAACGACATCGTGTACTTGGGACGCCTGGAATTCGTAGGCAACACCTTTACCAAGGATCACGTCATCCGCAGGGAGTGGTTCCTGCGCGAGGGGCATCGACTGAACATCAACCTGCTGGAAGACTCTATCCGGCGCATGAAGCAACTCGGCCTGGTTACCGTGGAAAAGATGCCGGAAATCAAACCGGACCCGGAAGATCCGCAGAAAATCAACCTCCTTGTGGAAGTCCAGGAACTCAATCGCCAATCCATCAACTTCAATGTGGGTTTCAGCGGCTATGACGGCCTGTTTATCGCCGCCGGATATTCCACCCAGAATTTTTTGGGCATGGGCGAGACCTTCGCCCTGAGTTTTCAGCAGGGTACCCGTTCAAAGAACTATCGCTTCGCTTTTACCGAGCCCTGGTTGTTCAATTCCCCGGCCAGCCTGGGAATCGAGGTATACCGTACTTCTTACGAGCTTCCCGCCCTCTACACCCAGCACAGCGAAGGCTTCAACATCTCCACCTCTTCGCGCTTCTGGCGCTACTGGGGCGCCTCCCTGGTCTACAGCCTGCAGCGCATTGAAATCACCGACATCGACCCGGACCTGGATTTCACCAATCCCTATTCTTACTACTACTACACCGGCGGCAAGCGCACCCTCTCCGCGCTTTCCCCCACCCTGTATTACTCAACCGTAGATTCTCCGATATTCCCCCGTTCCGGAATCAAGTACCTGGTCAATTACCGTTACAGCGGGGGATTTCTGGGGGGCGACGTCGACCTGCACAAGGTGAAATTCGAATTCGTCAAGTTCACTCCCTTGTGGAAACGCCGCCATATCCTGGGATTGCATCTGGTCTACCAGTTTATCCACAACTTCGGAGAAAACCAAGTCCCGTTCTACGAGCGCTATTTTCTGGGCGGCGAACGGTCGATTCGTGGGTATGAAATCTACACCATCGGTCCGCGCAGCAGTGAAAACAACTACATCATCGGCGGCACCAAGGCATTTTTTATCAACGCCGAATACAGCATCCCCTTAAACGACCAGGTTTCTTTCGTGGCTTTCTACGACGTGGGAAACAGTTATGATACCGGTGTTCCCATTAAACTGGACGATGTCTACCAATCCCTGGGAATTGAAGTCAAAGTGTTTGTACCCATGCTGAACGTCCCCTTCCGTTTGATTTTTGCCCGCAACTCGAGATTGCTTCGTGAAGATGAAAAACACTTCGCGTTCCGCTTCGCCGTTGGACCGTCGTTTCATTGA